The following are encoded in a window of Phaseolus vulgaris cultivar G19833 chromosome 3, P. vulgaris v2.0, whole genome shotgun sequence genomic DNA:
- the LOC137806772 gene encoding uncharacterized protein: MIPERQHGGGGGGGGGGGGAPHGILLAVVVAIVVIVPFLVGDQGEAITEAISELLSPLGLLLLPILLLLTIQFLSSDRGSFVSALFSTGEPDTIHRVSGSPVGVALLLLLILLLLYNRVSIFGGDDSDD, encoded by the coding sequence ATGATACCGGAAAGACAACacggtggtggtggtggtggcggTGGTGGTGGAGGAGGTGCGCCCCACGGGATCCTCCTGGCTGTGGTAGTGGCAATCGTTGTCATAGTGCCCTTTCTCGTTGGGGACCAGGGCGAGGCCATAACCGAAGCAATCTCTGAGCTTCTAAGTCCATTGGGTCTCCTCCTTCTCCCCATCCTTCTCCTTCTCACCATCCAGTTCCTCTCCTCCGACCGCGGCTCCTTTGTCTCCGCCCTCTTCTCCACCGGCGAGCCCGACACCATCCACCGGGTCAGCGGCTCCCCTGTCGGCGTCGCACTCCTCCTTCTCCTCATTCTCCTTCTCCTCTACAACCGCGTCTCCATCTTTGGCGGCGACGATTCCGATGACtga
- the LOC137839196 gene encoding uncharacterized protein: protein MSVEAFEDHSLDVDITLTKEDLRDVVPYDNDPIAISFVTAGRMVHRALVDQGSSVDVMFWPTFEKLQLSPDLLRPYGGCLYGFAGDQVEVRGYIELRKTFTDGAASRTEKIRYLVVNAPSTYNILLGRPTLNRIEAVPSTRHMKVKLPSMEGVVITIRSDQKEANKCYENSLKNRRLVCHVTTTPPPGAGPGQENRRVVDATLEVAAEGDVVMADVENATRMKEEEDCPEVTRETGIARAVIASERRPQPVKDWLEKEIGGKTFKLGKTLDNETQDQIAKVIGRHLDAFAWSASDIPGIDPDFLSHRLAMDPQVKPVRQRRRKFNEERRHAIREETQKLLAAGHIKEIQVMPFGLKNAGATYQRLMDKVLAPMLGKNVQAYVDDMVVTSLEKNQHVANLEELFVTIAKYKLKLNPEKCIFGVEAGKFLGFLLTERGIEANPDKCAAILAMRSPATVKEVQQLTGRMVALLRFVSASGERGHP, encoded by the exons ATGTCAGTAGAAGcttttgaggatcactcgctcgacgtggacatcacgttgaCCAAAGAAGACCTTAGGGATGTTGTGCCctacgacaacgatcccattgcgATCTCGtttgttacggcgggaaggatggtTCACCGAGCGTTGGTCGACCAAGGGAGCTCAgtagatgtgatgttttggccgactttcgaaAAGTTACAGTTGTCTCCGGACCTGCTGAGGCCGTATGGGGGCTGCTTATACGGTTTTGCTGGtgatcaagtggaggtcagggggtacattgagttaagaAAGACATTCACAGATGGGGCGGCTTCGCGtacagagaagatcaggtaccttgtcgtgaacgctccttcgaCATACAATATCCTGTtaggaaggccaacactcaacaggatAGAAGCTGTGCCCTCCactaggcacatgaaggtcaaactaccttcgatggagggggtggtcATCACCATCCGCTCTGATCAAAAGGAGGCAAATaagtgctacgaaaacagcctcaagaataGGCGATTAGTGTGCCATGTAACCACAACGCCACCACCTGGTGCGGGGCCCGGGCAAGAAAACCGGCGAGTTGTGGACGCAACACTTGAAGTGGCCGCCGAAGGGGATGTGGTGATGGCGGATGTTGAGAACGCCACTCGGATGAAGGAGGAAGAGGACTGCCCGGAAGTCACCAGGGAGACGGgaatcgcgagggcggtcatcgctaGTGAAAGGAGGCCTCAGCCGGTCAAGGactggctcgagaaggagatcggcgGAAAGACGTTTAAACTAGGAAAGACCCTAGATAACGAgacgcaagaccagatcgccaaggtgataggtagacatctggacgcgtttgcgtGGTCTGCCTCAGATAttccgggaattgaccccgatttcttgtcccatcgtttggcaatggacccccaagtcaagccagtccgacaaagaagaaggaagttcaacgaagaaaggagacaTGCGATCAGAgaggaaacacagaaactcctcgccgcaggccacatcaaggagataca ggtgatgccctttgggctgaaaaatgcgggagccacgtatcagaggctgatggataagGTGCTTGCGCCTATGCTTGGGAAGAACGTGCAAGCttatgttgatgacatggtcgtgacatcCCTGGAGAAGAATCAGCATGTTGCTAATTTAGAAGAGCTATTCGTTACGATAGCCAAGTACAAGCTGAAGTTAAACCCCGAaaagtgcattttcggcgtggaggcgggaaagTTTTTAGggtttctcttgactgaaagaggaatcgaagcaaatcctgataagtgtgctgccattttggcgatgaggagccctgctactgttaaggaggtgcagcagcttacgGGTCGGATGGTCGCACTGTTGCGATTCGTGTCTGCTAGTGGAGAAAGGGGCCACCCGTAG